Proteins from a genomic interval of Oncorhynchus kisutch isolate 150728-3 linkage group LG28, Okis_V2, whole genome shotgun sequence:
- the LOC109873272 gene encoding sororin — translation MTNETPQPVLADSTCQPRRRSMRLTSPNDNVPNSAPTDAVKRRITVRKIAPRKTQVNVPSEDQTENEQRLIEGSPKKSQICTPGPAQVPTPKATMLSPILAPSPPCPQAAANPEDSAWSQKVRRSYTRLSLGDPSFESHQAMYSPSPQRRETLFGFEKLQTPQVLRKVEKFRVGPEASRSLCGVSSFTLLEGDNSAAPDSEPDFNIPGVAVVKEKRRRKKVPQIKLAELDDLAAKMNAEFEEAEGFELLVE, via the exons ATGACCAACGAGACACCACAACCCGTTTTGGCTG ATTCTACCTGCCAGCCACGAAGGAGGTCAATGCGGTTGACCTCTCCAAATGATAATGTCCCCAACTCT GCTCCTACAGATGCCGTAAAACGCCGCATCACTGTGAGGAAGATTGCACCCAGGAAAACACAAGTCAAT GTCCCCTCTGAGGACCAGACAGAAAATGAACAAAGATTGATTGAAGGCAGTCCTAAGAAGTCCCAAATCTGTACCCCAGGACCTGCCCAGGTCCCTACACCCAAAGCCACCATGCTCTCCCCGATCTTGGCCCCCTCACCACCCTGTCCACAGGCTGCAGCAAACCCAGAAGACTCAGCATGGTCACAAAAGGTGCGGAGGTCTTATACCCGCCTAAGCCTAGGGGACCCTTCATTTGAAAGTCACCAGGCCATGTACTCCCCATCTCCTCAGCGTCGGGAGACCCTGTTTGGATTTGAGAAGCTTCAGACACCTCAGGTTCTCCGCAAGGTTGAGAAGTTCAGGGTGGGCCCTGAAGCCTCCAGGTCTCTCTGTGGAGTCAGCTCCTTCACCCTGCTGGAAGGGGACAACAGTGCTGCTCCCGACTCAGAGCCAGATTTCAATATCCCTGGTGTCGCTGTggtaaaggagaagaggaggaggaagaaggttCCTCAAATAAAA CTGGCAGAGCTGGATGACCTTGCGGCAAAGATGAATGCGGAGTTTGAAGAGGCAGAAGGATTTGAATTGTTGGTGGAATAA